In Streptomyces sp. SN-593, a single genomic region encodes these proteins:
- a CDS encoding NAD+ synthase gives MPQLRLALNQIDSRVGDIAGNRAEVLRRTRYAAEQGAHLVAFPEMMLTGYPVEDLALRSSFVEASRAALEELARDLAAEGLGGLPVVVGYLGRSENAQPKYGQPAGAPQNCAAVLHDGRVALRFAKHHLPNYGVFDEFRYFVPGDTMPVIRVGGVDVALAICEDLWQDGGRVPGARQAGAGLLLSVNASPYERDKDDTRLELVRRRAREAGCTLAYLAMVGGQDELVFDGDSIVVGPDGEVVARAPQFTEECVLLDLELPAAAAEVPAGRVADGLELRHVVLSAEPVAAYPPEFPGTEAEPLGDEAEIYGALVTGLRAYVEKNGFRSVLIGLSGGIDSALVAALACDAIGAANVYGVSMPSAYSSDHSRGDAAELARRTGLNFRTVPIAPMFDAYMGSLKLTGLAEENLQSRLRGVTLMAISNQEGQIVLAPGNKSELAVGYSTLYGDSVGAYGPIKDVYKTTVFRLARWRNADAQARGETPPIPENSISKPPSAELRPGQVDTDSLPDYDVLDRVLELYVDRDRGREEIVAAGYDEELVTRVLKLTDTAEYKRRQYPPGTKISAKGFGKDRRLPITNRWREGG, from the coding sequence GTGCCTCAACTACGTCTCGCACTGAACCAGATCGACTCCCGCGTCGGCGACATCGCCGGGAACCGCGCGGAGGTGCTGCGCCGGACCCGGTACGCGGCCGAGCAGGGCGCCCACCTGGTCGCCTTCCCCGAGATGATGCTGACCGGCTATCCCGTCGAGGACCTCGCCCTGCGGTCGTCGTTCGTGGAGGCCAGTCGGGCCGCGCTGGAGGAGCTGGCGCGGGACCTGGCCGCGGAGGGGCTGGGCGGGCTGCCGGTGGTCGTCGGCTACCTCGGCCGCAGCGAGAACGCCCAGCCGAAGTACGGCCAGCCCGCCGGCGCCCCGCAGAACTGCGCGGCGGTGCTGCACGACGGCCGGGTCGCGCTGCGCTTCGCCAAGCACCACCTCCCCAACTACGGGGTGTTCGACGAGTTCCGCTACTTCGTGCCCGGCGACACCATGCCGGTGATCCGGGTCGGCGGCGTCGACGTGGCGCTGGCGATCTGCGAGGACCTGTGGCAGGACGGCGGCCGGGTGCCGGGCGCCCGCCAGGCCGGCGCGGGCCTGCTGCTGTCGGTCAACGCCTCGCCCTACGAGCGGGACAAGGACGACACCCGGCTGGAGCTGGTCCGCCGGCGCGCCCGGGAGGCCGGCTGCACCCTGGCGTACCTGGCGATGGTCGGCGGGCAGGACGAGCTGGTCTTCGACGGCGACTCGATCGTGGTCGGCCCGGACGGCGAGGTGGTCGCCCGGGCGCCGCAGTTCACCGAGGAGTGCGTGCTGCTCGACCTGGAACTGCCGGCGGCGGCCGCCGAGGTGCCCGCCGGGCGGGTCGCGGACGGCCTGGAGCTGCGGCACGTGGTGCTCTCCGCCGAGCCGGTCGCCGCGTACCCGCCGGAGTTCCCCGGCACCGAGGCCGAGCCGCTCGGCGACGAGGCGGAGATCTACGGCGCGCTGGTCACCGGCCTGCGCGCGTACGTCGAGAAGAACGGCTTCCGCTCGGTGCTGATCGGCCTGTCCGGCGGCATCGACTCCGCGCTGGTCGCCGCGCTGGCCTGCGACGCGATCGGAGCGGCGAACGTGTACGGCGTCTCGATGCCGTCGGCGTACTCCTCGGACCACTCCCGGGGCGACGCGGCCGAGCTGGCCCGCCGCACCGGGCTCAACTTCCGTACGGTGCCGATCGCCCCGATGTTCGACGCGTACATGGGGTCGCTGAAGTTGACCGGGCTCGCCGAGGAGAACCTCCAGTCGCGGCTGCGCGGGGTGACGCTGATGGCGATCTCCAACCAGGAGGGCCAGATCGTGCTGGCCCCGGGCAACAAGAGCGAGCTGGCCGTGGGGTACTCCACGCTCTACGGCGACTCGGTGGGGGCGTACGGCCCGATCAAGGACGTGTACAAGACCACCGTCTTCCGCCTCGCCCGCTGGCGCAACGCCGACGCGCAGGCCCGCGGCGAGACCCCGCCGATCCCGGAGAACTCGATCAGCAAGCCGCCGAGCGCCGAGCTGCGGCCCGGCCAGGTGGACACGGACTCGCTGCCGGACTACGACGTGCTGGACCGGGTGCTGGAGCTGTACGTCGACCGGGACCGGGGCCGCGAGGAGATCGTCGCCGCCGGGTACGACGAGGAGCTGGTCACGCGGGTGCTGAAGCTCACCGACACCGCCGAGTACAAGCGGCGCCAGTACCCGCCGGGTACCAAGATCTCGGCGAAGGGCTTCGGCAAGGACCGCCGGCTGCCGATCACCAACCGCTGGCGCGAGGGCGGCTGA